In Arachis hypogaea cultivar Tifrunner chromosome 2, arahy.Tifrunner.gnm2.J5K5, whole genome shotgun sequence, a genomic segment contains:
- the LOC140172850 gene encoding uncharacterized protein → MADWGPVFVSVVLFILLTPGVLVQIPSRGTFIEFGNFQTSGLSILVHAILYFALICIFLLAVGIHMYMG, encoded by the coding sequence atggctGATTGGGGTCCAGTTTTTGTGTCAGTGGTTCTGTTCATTCTGTTAACTCCAGGGGTGTTGGTTCAGATTCCTAGTAGAGGTACGTTCATTGAGTTTGGCAATTTTCAAACGAGTGGATTATCCATTTTGGTTCATGCAATCCTCTACTttgctcttatatgcattttctTGTTAGCAGTTGGAATCCATATGTACATGGGTTAA